Proteins from one Deinococcus sp. AB2017081 genomic window:
- a CDS encoding mercuric reductase, which yields MPDPTPQTALVIGAGQAGGPLAGALAKAGWHVTLIERGHVGGTCVNEGCTPTKTMIASARAAHFARASHDLGVDATPTVDLPRIVDRTQGIVQAFREGSEAALRKAGVTLLRGDARFTGVRQVEVTVNGEAHTLSADHVVINAGARPRWPDLPGLDGVGAMASRDILLLKELPAHLLILGGGYISLEFAQLYARLGSRVTVVEAGDRLLPREDADVVTALQGVLEAEGVTFRLGAQARRVVRHGDTLSLDITGDGGDESLSGSHLLVAVGRVPNTDTLNVQATGAQLDRHGFIVVDDHLNAADGVYALGDIKGGPAFTHISYDDHRIVRDALLHGTQRSTEGRIVPYTLYTDPQLGRMGIDRTQARSLGRPTRVYTLPMTSVARAIETGQTAGVMRAVVDEATDLLLGATVLGPEGGEIMSALQLAMQGGLTATDLRDTTFAHPTLCESINNLFMTTPETLTGQD from the coding sequence ATGCCTGACCCGACTCCACAGACCGCCCTGGTCATCGGGGCGGGGCAGGCCGGGGGGCCGCTGGCCGGCGCGCTGGCAAAGGCCGGCTGGCACGTCACCCTGATCGAGCGCGGGCACGTGGGCGGCACCTGCGTGAACGAGGGCTGCACGCCCACCAAGACCATGATCGCCAGCGCCCGCGCTGCCCACTTCGCCCGTGCATCGCACGACCTCGGCGTGGACGCCACGCCGACCGTCGACCTGCCGCGCATCGTCGACCGCACGCAGGGCATCGTGCAGGCCTTCCGCGAGGGCAGCGAGGCCGCGCTGCGCAAGGCCGGCGTGACCCTCCTGCGCGGCGACGCCCGCTTCACCGGCGTGCGGCAGGTCGAGGTGACCGTGAACGGCGAGGCCCACACCCTGAGTGCCGACCACGTGGTCATCAACGCCGGGGCGCGCCCCCGCTGGCCCGACCTGCCCGGCCTGGACGGCGTGGGGGCCATGGCCTCCAGGGACATCCTGCTCCTGAAGGAACTGCCCGCGCACCTGCTGATCCTGGGCGGCGGGTACATCAGCCTGGAATTCGCGCAGCTGTACGCCCGCCTGGGCAGCCGCGTGACCGTCGTCGAGGCCGGCGACCGCCTCCTGCCCCGCGAGGACGCCGACGTGGTCACCGCGCTCCAGGGCGTGCTGGAGGCCGAGGGCGTCACCTTCCGGCTGGGCGCACAGGCCCGCCGGGTCGTCCGCCACGGCGACACCCTGTCCCTGGACATCACCGGGGATGGTGGGGACGAATCCCTGAGCGGCTCGCACCTGCTCGTCGCCGTGGGCCGCGTGCCGAACACCGACACGCTGAACGTCCAGGCCACCGGCGCGCAGCTCGACCGGCACGGCTTCATCGTCGTGGATGACCATCTGAATGCCGCCGACGGCGTATATGCCCTGGGCGACATCAAGGGCGGCCCCGCCTTCACGCATATCTCCTACGACGACCACCGCATCGTCCGCGACGCCCTGCTGCACGGCACGCAGCGCAGCACGGAGGGCCGGATCGTGCCGTACACGCTGTACACGGATCCGCAGCTCGGGCGCATGGGCATCGACCGCACGCAGGCCCGGAGCCTCGGCCGCCCCACCCGCGTGTACACGCTGCCCATGACCAGCGTCGCCCGTGCCATCGAGACCGGCCAGACCGCCGGCGTGATGCGTGCCGTGGTGGACGAAGCGACCGACCTGCTGCTCGGCGCGACCGTGCTGGGCCCCGAGGGCGGCGAGATCATGAGCGCCCTGCAACTGGCGATGCAGGGGGGCCTGACCGCCACCGACCTGCGGGACACCACCTTTGCGCATCCCACCCTGTGCGAGAGCATCAACAACCTCTTCATGACCACGCCCGAGACACTCACCGGCCAGGATTGA
- a CDS encoding DUF6174 domain-containing protein, which produces MTRRVLLALAALSLTSAVAGGGGAPAGQPPLPRTCRDGYVRPDLAALSRDLQAARARWTASGVTSYTYDLHQIAAPVLFPDTRVTVRAGRAVSTAILPGQEGTPNPLARQTMEQRFDDIARTLAFQRGRTCPEVRVTFDAQTGHPTYLYSGLGDAGIADGFGEWTVTTFTPTR; this is translated from the coding sequence ATGACCCGCCGCGTGCTGCTTGCCCTCGCCGCCCTGAGCCTGACGTCCGCCGTGGCCGGTGGCGGCGGTGCCCCCGCCGGTCAGCCGCCGCTTCCCCGCACCTGCCGTGACGGCTACGTGCGCCCGGATCTGGCGGCACTGAGCCGGGATCTCCAGGCGGCCCGTGCCCGCTGGACGGCCTCCGGCGTGACCTCGTACACCTACGACCTGCACCAGATCGCTGCGCCCGTCCTGTTCCCGGATACCCGCGTGACCGTCCGGGCGGGCCGCGCGGTCAGCACCGCGATTCTGCCTGGCCAGGAGGGTACGCCGAACCCGCTGGCGAGACAGACCATGGAACAGCGCTTCGACGACATCGCCCGGACACTCGCGTTTCAGCGCGGCCGGACGTGCCCCGAGGTACGCGTCACCTTCGACGCGCAGACCGGCCACCCGACCTACCTCTACAGCGGTCTTGGCGACGCCGGGATCGCCGACGGCTTCGGCGAGTGGACGGTCACGACCTTTACGCCGACCCGCTGA
- a CDS encoding MBL fold metallo-hydrolase: protein MHRVNDLIVLDLETNVNGTHRVFRPSAVVMPDGTLTLIDTGLPGMADLIDAQLREAGFSLGDVTQVIVTHHDLDHIGSLDDIVGRTGAPVLALEAEAPYIDGRKRSQKMPSEEETARLLADPDLPEGRRAMLTRPPVKVPVTRTLHDGEELPGGLRIIATPGHTVGHASVYVTGSHTLITGDALTAEDGILKGPNAGATPDMPTALESVRKLGGLEDVQTILAYHGGLVTQDAAGQLRGLSS from the coding sequence ATGCACCGCGTCAACGATCTGATCGTCCTCGACCTCGAAACGAACGTGAACGGCACCCACCGGGTGTTCCGCCCGTCGGCGGTCGTCATGCCAGACGGCACGCTGACCCTGATCGACACCGGCCTGCCCGGCATGGCCGACCTGATCGACGCGCAGCTGCGCGAGGCCGGATTCTCGCTGGGCGACGTGACGCAGGTCATCGTCACGCACCACGACCTCGACCACATCGGCAGCCTGGACGACATCGTGGGGCGCACGGGCGCGCCGGTGCTGGCGCTGGAGGCCGAGGCCCCGTACATCGACGGCCGCAAGCGCTCGCAGAAGATGCCCAGTGAAGAGGAAACCGCGCGCCTGCTCGCCGACCCCGACCTGCCCGAGGGCCGCCGCGCCATGCTGACCCGCCCGCCCGTGAAGGTACCCGTGACCCGCACCCTGCACGACGGCGAGGAGCTGCCGGGCGGCCTGCGGATCATCGCCACCCCTGGGCACACCGTCGGCCACGCCAGCGTGTACGTGACCGGCAGCCACACCCTGATCACCGGCGACGCCCTGACCGCCGAGGACGGCATCCTGAAGGGCCCGAATGCGGGGGCCACCCCGGACATGCCGACCGCGCTGGAGTCCGTGAGGAAACTCGGCGGGCTGGAGGACGTGCAGACCATCCTCGCGTACCACGGCGGACTGGTCACCCAGGACGCCGCCGGGCAGCTCCGGGGCCTGTCCAGCTAA
- a CDS encoding bifunctional riboflavin kinase/FAD synthetase → MKTYVSPSQRPDTETVVAVGSFDGVHLGHQALIAQLKAKSRQHRVPSVVYTFDPPTRVLMQGVEFLSTLPEKLDLLTRYGVDETIAVPFTSEFAARPKDAFLDDLRSLRPRTVVVGEDFHFGKGRAGGVDDLRTVAPEVVALPMHQLGGEDIKSTRIREYLKTGDVQGAQRLLGRHYDAQGVVVQGDRLGRTIGFPTANIRVPDGKALPLGVFAVVVLADDGTRWHGVANVGFRPTVDGKARRFEVNVFDFDGDLYGQELQVKFFAHLRGEQKFSGLDELKAQIARDAQAARDVLRDVR, encoded by the coding sequence GTGAAGACCTACGTCTCCCCCAGCCAGCGCCCCGACACCGAGACGGTCGTGGCGGTGGGATCGTTCGACGGCGTGCATCTGGGTCACCAGGCGCTGATCGCGCAGCTCAAGGCCAAGTCGCGCCAGCACCGCGTGCCCAGCGTGGTCTACACCTTCGACCCGCCCACGCGGGTCCTGATGCAGGGCGTGGAGTTCCTCTCGACCCTGCCTGAGAAACTGGATCTGCTGACCCGCTACGGGGTAGACGAGACGATCGCCGTGCCCTTCACCTCCGAGTTCGCGGCGCGGCCCAAGGACGCCTTTCTGGACGACCTGCGCTCACTGCGGCCCCGCACGGTCGTGGTGGGCGAGGACTTCCACTTCGGGAAGGGCCGGGCGGGCGGCGTGGATGACCTGCGCACCGTCGCGCCGGAGGTCGTCGCCCTGCCCATGCACCAGCTCGGCGGCGAGGACATCAAGAGCACGCGGATCCGCGAATACCTGAAGACCGGCGATGTCCAGGGCGCGCAGCGGCTGCTGGGCCGCCACTACGACGCGCAGGGCGTGGTCGTGCAGGGCGACCGCCTGGGCCGCACCATCGGCTTTCCCACCGCGAACATCCGCGTGCCCGACGGCAAGGCGCTGCCGCTGGGCGTCTTCGCGGTGGTCGTGCTGGCCGACGACGGCACCCGCTGGCACGGCGTGGCAAACGTGGGTTTCCGGCCCACGGTGGACGGCAAGGCGCGGCGTTTCGAGGTCAACGTCTTCGATTTCGACGGCGACCTGTACGGCCAGGAGCTGCAGGTCAAGTTCTTCGCCCACCTGCGCGGCGAGCAGAAATTCAGCGGCCTGGACGAGCTGAAGGCCCAGATCGCGCGGGACGCCCAGGCGGCGCGGGACGTCTTGCGCGACGTGCGCTGA
- a CDS encoding NUDIX hydrolase, which yields MNDAGRDTKVIYDGHIVRLELMDGKWEIVRHADAVAVLALNDAGEMLLVRQERRAVGAVTVEAPAGLVDDGEDAAAAARRELQEEAGLDGDMEKLTHFYASPGFCDEALTVFHATNLRESKLPHDEDEDIEVLWMKPQAVLDGLKDGTLVGSASTVTAALYGLLRTAPVAPGR from the coding sequence ATGAACGACGCAGGCAGGGACACGAAGGTCATCTACGACGGGCACATCGTGCGGCTGGAACTGATGGACGGGAAGTGGGAGATCGTGCGGCACGCGGACGCGGTGGCGGTGCTGGCCCTGAACGACGCGGGCGAGATGCTGCTCGTGCGCCAGGAGCGCCGCGCGGTGGGCGCGGTGACGGTGGAGGCCCCGGCCGGGCTGGTGGACGACGGCGAGGACGCCGCGGCGGCGGCCCGGCGGGAACTCCAGGAGGAGGCCGGGCTGGACGGCGACATGGAGAAGCTCACGCACTTCTACGCCAGCCCCGGCTTCTGCGACGAGGCGCTGACGGTGTTCCACGCGACGAACCTGCGCGAGAGCAAGCTGCCGCACGACGAGGACGAGGACATCGAGGTGCTGTGGATGAAACCCCAGGCGGTGCTGGACGGATTGAAAGACGGCACGCTGGTGGGCAGCGCGTCCACCGTGACGGCGGCGCTGTACGGGCTGCTGCGAACCGCGCCCGTGGCACCGGGCCGGTGA
- a CDS encoding HpcH/HpaI aldolase/citrate lyase family protein codes for MTLAVARPRSVLFAPGNRPELIAKLPRSAPDAVVIDLEDAIPGTPDAKASARPVARDAARDLIAAAPKLPVFVRVNAPHSPYFADDLAVLTPELAGVVVPKLEAVADVQLVVDAMGTHGLTLPLLAGLETGAGVWHAHDILSHPAVAWAYFGAEDYVADLGGTRTPGGLEVLYARSQVALAARLAGVAALDIVVTALNDADTFRTDAAQGRALGYAGKLCIHPAQVALAHEVFGATPAEVARAHALLDAAHAAGAAGHGAFSFEGQMVDEPMLARARAILSQEDSA; via the coding sequence ATGACCCTGGCCGTGGCCCGCCCCCGCTCCGTGCTGTTCGCCCCCGGCAACCGCCCGGAGCTGATCGCCAAACTGCCCCGCAGTGCCCCAGATGCCGTGGTGATCGATCTGGAGGACGCCATTCCGGGTACGCCGGACGCGAAGGCCAGCGCCCGCCCGGTCGCCCGTGACGCCGCCCGCGACCTGATCGCCGCCGCGCCGAAGCTGCCGGTCTTTGTGCGCGTGAACGCCCCGCACTCGCCGTATTTCGCGGACGATCTGGCCGTGCTCACACCGGAACTGGCCGGGGTGGTCGTGCCGAAGCTGGAGGCCGTGGCAGACGTGCAACTCGTCGTGGACGCCATGGGCACCCACGGCCTGACCCTGCCCCTGCTGGCGGGCCTGGAGACCGGCGCGGGCGTGTGGCACGCGCACGACATCCTGAGTCACCCTGCCGTGGCCTGGGCCTACTTCGGCGCGGAGGACTACGTGGCCGACCTGGGCGGCACGCGCACGCCGGGCGGCCTGGAGGTGCTGTACGCCCGCTCGCAGGTGGCGCTGGCGGCGCGGCTGGCGGGTGTGGCCGCGCTGGATATCGTCGTGACGGCCCTGAACGATGCCGACACCTTCCGCACCGACGCCGCGCAGGGCCGCGCCCTGGGCTACGCGGGCAAGCTGTGTATCCATCCCGCCCAGGTCGCCCTGGCGCACGAGGTCTTCGGCGCGACGCCCGCCGAGGTCGCCCGCGCCCACGCCCTGCTGGACGCCGCGCACGCCGCTGGGGCAGCCGGCCACGGGGCCTTCAGCTTCGAGGGGCAGATGGTGGACGAACCCATGCTCGCCCGCGCCCGCGCGATCCTGAGCCAGGAGGACAGCGCATGA
- a CDS encoding SDR family oxidoreductase — translation MKVLFIGGTGIISSASTQFALDRGVELYLLNRGESSRPTPQGAHVLTGDIRDAASVTAALGDHEFDAVVDWVAFTPEHIETDLALFTGRTRQYVFISSASAYQTPPQTLPVTESTPLRNPHWQYSRNKIACEDRLIRAYRDGGFPVTIVRPSHTYDRTLLPFDGGYTVVNRMRQGRPVVVHGDGTSLWTLTHHADFAKGFVPLLGHPAAIGETYHITGDEWLPWNAIYEMVAHAAGVKADLVHVPSDVIAAADPEWGAGLLGDKAHSMIFDNRKIRRIVPDFRCTIPFHQGAREIMAWYDADPARQRVDETMDATMDALVARSRG, via the coding sequence ATGAAAGTCCTGTTCATCGGCGGTACCGGCATCATCTCCAGCGCCAGCACGCAGTTCGCCCTTGACCGCGGTGTGGAGCTGTATCTCCTCAACCGCGGCGAAAGCTCGCGCCCTACCCCTCAGGGCGCGCATGTCCTTACCGGCGACATCCGTGACGCCGCCTCCGTGACCGCAGCCCTCGGCGACCACGAGTTCGACGCTGTCGTCGACTGGGTCGCCTTCACGCCCGAACACATCGAGACCGACCTCGCCCTGTTCACCGGTCGCACCCGCCAGTACGTGTTCATCTCGTCGGCCAGCGCGTACCAGACGCCGCCCCAGACCCTGCCCGTCACCGAGAGCACGCCCCTGAGAAACCCCCACTGGCAGTACTCCCGCAACAAGATCGCCTGCGAGGATCGCCTGATCCGCGCGTACCGCGACGGCGGCTTCCCCGTCACCATCGTCCGGCCCTCGCACACCTACGACCGCACGCTGCTGCCCTTCGACGGCGGGTATACAGTCGTGAACCGCATGCGGCAGGGTCGGCCTGTCGTCGTGCACGGCGACGGCACCAGCCTGTGGACGCTGACGCACCACGCCGACTTCGCGAAAGGATTTGTGCCCCTGCTCGGGCACCCCGCCGCCATCGGCGAGACCTACCACATCACCGGCGACGAGTGGCTCCCGTGGAACGCCATCTACGAGATGGTCGCCCACGCCGCCGGCGTGAAGGCCGACCTCGTGCACGTCCCCAGCGACGTCATCGCCGCCGCCGACCCCGAGTGGGGCGCGGGGCTGCTCGGCGACAAGGCGCACTCCATGATCTTCGACAACCGCAAGATCCGGCGGATCGTCCCGGACTTCCGGTGCACCATCCCCTTCCACCAGGGCGCGCGGGAGATCATGGCGTGGTACGACGCCGACCCCGCCCGCCAGCGGGTGGACGAAACAATGGACGCGACGATGGACGCGCTGGTGGCGCGGAGCCGGGGCTAA
- a CDS encoding ABC transporter permease gives MTTPHASPPTPAPDPARTTPGTLAHQIRAAFAFVFRDFHLTRRYWSWVLVFTFYDMVSAASIMLIGVAAQNPRLTLTLLLGAVMWSFLGRLFGEIANSISYERWEGTIEYTFMAPVSRLTHLVGVSLFAGAYALLRGVLVFLFMGLFVDIGASVTQVLQCLVVFMVASLGFMGIGLMAAVLPVMSTENGAQATNIIQAVFLLISGVYYPVSVLPAWIQPISALSPATYALDACRKILGVNGTGTAFQLGVGLGAVLPELGILLLFGAVTIPLGLFVFGRAETWAKRTGKLKRAG, from the coding sequence ATGACCACCCCGCACGCCTCCCCGCCCACGCCCGCGCCCGATCCGGCGCGCACGACGCCGGGCACGCTGGCGCACCAGATCCGCGCGGCCTTCGCCTTCGTGTTCCGCGATTTCCACCTGACCCGGCGGTACTGGTCGTGGGTGCTCGTGTTCACGTTCTACGACATGGTCTCGGCGGCGTCGATCATGCTGATCGGCGTGGCGGCGCAGAACCCGCGCCTGACCCTGACGCTGCTGCTGGGCGCGGTGATGTGGTCGTTCCTGGGCCGACTGTTCGGCGAGATCGCCAACTCGATCAGTTACGAGCGCTGGGAGGGCACCATCGAGTACACCTTCATGGCCCCCGTGAGCCGCCTGACGCACCTCGTGGGCGTGAGCCTCTTCGCGGGCGCGTACGCGCTGCTGCGCGGGGTGCTGGTGTTCCTGTTCATGGGCCTGTTCGTGGACATCGGCGCGAGTGTCACTCAGGTGCTGCAGTGCCTCGTGGTGTTCATGGTCGCCTCGCTGGGCTTCATGGGCATCGGCCTGATGGCGGCGGTGCTGCCCGTCATGAGCACCGAGAACGGCGCGCAGGCCACGAACATCATCCAGGCGGTGTTCCTGCTGATCTCCGGCGTGTACTACCCGGTCAGCGTACTGCCGGCGTGGATTCAGCCGATCAGTGCCCTGTCGCCCGCCACGTACGCGCTCGACGCCTGCCGCAAGATCCTGGGCGTGAACGGCACGGGCACGGCCTTCCAGCTGGGTGTGGGGCTGGGCGCGGTGCTGCCGGAACTCGGCATCCTGCTGCTGTTCGGGGCGGTCACCATTCCGCTGGGCCTGTTCGTGTTCGGCAGGGCCGAGACGTGGGCTAAACGAACGGGCAAGCTCAAGCGCGCCGGGTAG
- a CDS encoding alpha/beta fold hydrolase: MKKTTLTTLTALLCTSALAGGAGAQMPAMPMTSGSVTVNGASVFYKTSGTGQPLVLIHGYPLNGELFKNNRNLPGYQVITVDLPGFGKSVAPDANASIENYAMTMLAFMDAMKIDKAVVGGMSMGGMTLLQMYKMAPERFRGLILIDTTADPAGVAEAASWRGNAQQAQQMGVASLVPGLLPRMLTSVSRTTMPNQVAHLSTLVKNASLNGAVGGGNALATRPDANPVLATITVPTLIVAGVEDNVTPTELQLKMKNAISGSTLVQIPGAGHAATFEKAQAMNAALLRWLPTVR; the protein is encoded by the coding sequence ATGAAGAAGACCACCCTAACGACCCTGACCGCCCTGCTGTGCACGTCCGCCCTCGCCGGAGGCGCCGGCGCCCAGATGCCCGCCATGCCGATGACCAGCGGCAGCGTGACCGTGAACGGCGCATCGGTGTTCTACAAGACCTCCGGTACGGGCCAGCCCCTGGTGCTGATCCACGGCTACCCGCTGAACGGCGAGCTGTTCAAGAACAACCGCAATCTGCCGGGCTACCAGGTGATCACGGTCGACCTTCCCGGCTTCGGCAAGAGCGTCGCGCCGGACGCGAACGCCAGCATCGAGAACTACGCGATGACCATGCTGGCGTTCATGGACGCCATGAAGATCGACAAGGCCGTGGTGGGCGGCATGAGCATGGGCGGCATGACCCTGCTGCAGATGTACAAGATGGCTCCTGAGCGCTTCCGGGGCCTGATCCTCATTGATACGACCGCCGACCCGGCAGGCGTGGCCGAGGCGGCGTCGTGGCGCGGGAACGCGCAGCAGGCGCAGCAGATGGGCGTGGCCAGCCTGGTGCCCGGCCTGCTGCCGCGCATGCTGACCTCGGTGAGCCGCACGACCATGCCCAACCAGGTCGCGCACCTGAGCACCCTGGTGAAGAACGCCAGCCTGAACGGCGCGGTGGGCGGAGGGAATGCCCTGGCGACCCGGCCGGACGCCAACCCGGTTCTGGCCACCATCACCGTGCCCACGCTGATCGTGGCCGGGGTCGAGGACAACGTCACCCCGACCGAACTGCAGCTGAAGATGAAGAACGCGATTTCCGGCAGCACCCTGGTTCAGATTCCCGGTGCCGGCCACGCGGCCACCTTCGAGAAGGCGCAGGCCATGAACGCCGCGCTGCTGCGCTGGCTGCCGACTGTCCGCTGA
- a CDS encoding 1,4-dihydroxy-6-naphthoate synthase, with protein sequence MTSPSALPATLELGYSFCPNDTFIFHALHAGLVQGPLPVREVLEDVQTLNEWAVQGRLPMTKISYRAYFGVMDQYVALRSGGALGRGVGPLVVTRGDVDDLNGRVVASPGALTTAKLLLRMVFPQVQVVRMRYDEVMPAVQRGEYQGQQVDAGLIIHESRFTFQDYGLTQRLDLGAWWEQDTGLPLPLGAILVRRDLPQQTQQELNAALRASLEYAYAHPEAARAYIRQHALEMSDAVMQAHIDLYVNEFSLDVGNEGERAVRELHRRAVKVGAARPSEQPLFVALN encoded by the coding sequence ATGACGTCCCCCTCTGCCCTGCCCGCGACCCTGGAACTGGGCTATTCCTTCTGCCCGAACGACACCTTCATCTTCCATGCGCTGCACGCAGGACTGGTACAGGGGCCGCTGCCGGTGCGCGAGGTGCTGGAGGACGTGCAGACGCTGAACGAGTGGGCCGTCCAGGGCCGCCTGCCCATGACCAAGATCAGCTACCGCGCGTATTTCGGGGTCATGGATCAGTACGTGGCGCTGCGCTCCGGCGGGGCACTGGGCCGGGGGGTGGGGCCGCTGGTCGTCACGCGGGGCGATGTCGACGACCTGAACGGACGGGTGGTGGCGTCGCCGGGCGCGCTGACCACGGCGAAACTGCTCCTCCGGATGGTCTTCCCACAGGTACAGGTCGTCCGGATGCGCTACGACGAGGTCATGCCCGCCGTTCAGCGCGGCGAGTACCAGGGCCAGCAGGTGGATGCGGGCCTGATCATCCACGAGTCGCGCTTCACGTTCCAGGACTATGGCCTGACACAGCGGCTGGATCTGGGCGCGTGGTGGGAACAGGACACTGGGCTGCCGCTTCCGCTGGGCGCGATCCTGGTGCGGCGCGATCTGCCACAGCAGACCCAGCAGGAGCTGAACGCGGCGTTGCGGGCCAGCCTGGAGTACGCCTACGCCCACCCGGAGGCCGCCCGCGCGTACATCCGGCAGCACGCGCTGGAGATGTCCGACGCCGTCATGCAGGCCCATATCGACCTGTACGTGAACGAGTTCTCACTCGATGTGGGGAACGAGGGCGAGCGGGCGGTGCGCGAACTGCACCGTCGCGCCGTCAAGGTGGGGGCCGCCCGTCCGTCTGAACAGCCGCTCTTCGTGGCGCTGAACTGA
- a CDS encoding MaoC family dehydratase produces the protein MNEDLERPQGRWFEELPVGTVIRHRIRRTVTESDNILFTTLTMNPQPLHLDFEAAAHSEFGRPLFNSMMTLSVLVGLSVHELSLGTLVANLGLTDVTFPRPVFHGDTLRAESEVVEARESRSRPTQGVVTVEHRAFNQHGELVAQCKRTMLMQRRPG, from the coding sequence ATGAATGAGGATCTGGAACGCCCCCAGGGCCGCTGGTTCGAGGAACTGCCGGTCGGCACGGTCATCCGCCACCGCATCCGCCGCACGGTCACGGAGTCCGACAACATCCTGTTCACCACGCTGACCATGAACCCGCAACCGCTGCACCTGGACTTCGAGGCCGCCGCCCACAGTGAATTCGGCCGCCCGCTGTTCAACTCCATGATGACCCTGAGCGTGCTCGTCGGCCTGAGCGTGCACGAGCTGAGCCTGGGTACCCTGGTCGCCAACCTGGGCCTGACCGACGTGACGTTCCCCCGGCCCGTGTTCCACGGCGACACCCTCCGCGCCGAGTCCGAGGTGGTCGAGGCGCGGGAGAGCCGCTCGCGGCCCACGCAGGGCGTGGTGACTGTCGAGCACCGGGCGTTCAATCAGCACGGTGAGCTGGTCGCGCAGTGTAAGCGGACGATGCTGATGCAGCGCCGGCCCGGGTAA
- a CDS encoding ABC transporter ATP-binding protein, producing the protein MTVTASPAASPRASVDMSAPNRDLSAREIALDVRNLVKGFRKRSGGTLLRPQYAESRAVDDVSFHVRRGEIYGVLGPNGSGKSTLIRAMSTLLIPDQGTVSVFGLDVVRDEAQVRRLLNRVSVDAAFYKKLSPRENLLYSAQLYGLDRHVAEERALVTLRRLGLKDKAFQEPLEEMSRGMQQKVAIARAFLTSPIVVLLDEPTTGLDPKSRRDVQEFVLELRDVHDATIILTTHDMPEAERLCDRIAFISGGKFVAEGTAEQLRALAGPGRTLEDAFIELTGEDLATEETA; encoded by the coding sequence ATGACCGTAACCGCTTCCCCGGCGGCGTCCCCGCGGGCGTCCGTGGACATGTCCGCTCCCAACCGTGACCTGAGCGCGCGCGAGATCGCGCTGGATGTCCGCAACCTCGTGAAGGGCTTCCGCAAGAGGTCGGGCGGGACGCTGCTGCGCCCGCAGTACGCTGAGAGCCGCGCGGTGGATGACGTGAGTTTCCACGTGCGCCGCGGCGAGATCTACGGCGTGCTGGGCCCCAACGGCTCCGGCAAGAGCACCCTGATCCGCGCCATGAGCACCCTGCTGATCCCCGACCAGGGCACGGTCAGCGTGTTCGGGCTGGACGTGGTGCGCGACGAGGCGCAGGTGCGGCGGCTGCTGAACCGCGTGTCGGTGGACGCCGCGTTCTACAAGAAGCTCTCGCCGCGCGAGAACCTGCTGTACTCGGCGCAGCTGTACGGCCTCGACCGCCACGTGGCCGAGGAGCGTGCCCTGGTGACGCTGCGCCGCCTGGGCCTGAAGGACAAGGCCTTCCAGGAGCCGCTGGAGGAGATGAGCCGCGGCATGCAGCAGAAGGTCGCCATCGCCCGCGCGTTTCTGACGAGTCCCATCGTGGTGCTGCTCGACGAGCCGACGACCGGCCTCGACCCCAAGTCCCGCCGGGACGTGCAGGAGTTCGTGCTGGAACTGCGCGACGTGCACGACGCGACCATCATCCTGACCACCCACGACATGCCGGAGGCCGAGCGTCTGTGCGACCGCATCGCGTTCATCAGCGGCGGGAAGTTCGTCGCGGAGGGCACCGCCGAGCAGCTCCGCGCGCTGGCGGGCCCCGGCAGGACGCTGGAGGACGCCTTCATCGAGCTGACCGGGGAAGACCTGGCCACAGAGGAGACCGCATGA